A genomic window from Silene latifolia isolate original U9 population chromosome Y, ASM4854445v1, whole genome shotgun sequence includes:
- the LOC141628420 gene encoding protein FAR-RED IMPAIRED RESPONSE 1-like, producing MSDKYPVCVINDQDLGIKSEVKTVFGDKTQHKYCMWHIMKKLPDKIGSTLYRETNFMKELCSCVWVEGNEPAEFEERWCSVVSSYGLSDNEWLDTMFDKRASWIPAYFRDLFMGVATSDNIPIIDREKNKVYYVSFISDKVKLNCSCKKFERHGILCRHVLYVLKEQGFDKVPNQYLLCRWSKLATCQPICNNAPDTLINDFNALDVRKNKIGSLWFEVFSCVTLAEQKPEFVDELMDILKGFKDKIHAQSSTSECSSSSNTGDRLRNKTKELQMLLGTKISTEVVILPPI from the exons ATGAGTGATAAGTATCCTGTGTGCGTAATTAATGACCAAGATTTAGGCATAAAGTCAGAAGTTAAGACAGTGTTCGGGGACAAAACTCAGCACAaatattgcatgtggcatatcatgaaaaAACTGCCTGACAAGATCGGATCTACACTCTATAGAGAAACTAACTTCATGAAAGAATTATGTTCGTGTGTTTGGGTAGaaggcaatgaaccggctgagtTTGAGGAACGGTGGTGTTCAGTTGTATCCTCATACGGGCTATCCGACAATGAATGGTTAGATACAATGTTTGACAAAAGGGCTTCCTGGATCCCAGCATATTTCAGAGATTTGTTTATGG GGGTTGCTACAAGTGACAACATTCCCATTATTGATCGTGAAAAAAATAAGGTCTACTATGTTAGTTTTATTTCTGATAAGGTGAAATTGAATTGCTCCTGCAAAAAGTTCGAGAGACATGGTATTTTGTGCCGTCATGTGCTTTATGTGTTGAAGGAGCAAGGCTTCGACAAAGTTCCAAACCAGTATCTGTTATGTAGGTGGAGCAAATTGGCAACATGTCAGCCAATTTGTAATAATGCGCCTGATACTTTAATCAATGATTTCAACGCATTAGATGTTAGAAAAAACAAAATTGGTAGCCTATGGTTCGAAGTATTCTCATGTGTGACACTCGCTGAACAGAAGCCTGAGTTTGTAGATGAATTAATGGACATTCTTAAAGGTTTCAAAGACAAGATACACGCACAAAGCAGTACGTCTGAATGCAGTAGTAGTAGTAACACGGGTGATAGGCTGAGAAATAAAACTAAGGAGCTTCAAATGCTGTTAGGAACAAAGATATCGACGGAGGTTGTTATCTTACCTCCTATATAG